Part of the Anaerolineae bacterium genome, CGAGTGCGGAATTTCAAGTTTGCACGCGATCTTTCCCATCTGCGCTGGACGGTGGATTACCCCGAAGACCTGGATTTCGCCCGCGCCGTGTACGAGCGGCTGTATCACCCCGGTCGGGTGTTCCTCATGGAAGACATTTTGCGCTTGCTGGAAGCCGAGCCTGAGTTGGCCCAAATCAACGCAGGCTTTCGGCGCAACGAAGGTTACCTCAAGTCGCTGGCCGAAGACGCTCGGCAGCGCCAGCAGCCGCCTCATTGAGACGCAGCGCAGCACCGGGGAGGGAGCGCCTTTGCCTTTTGGGGTGAAGGCGCTCCTTCCCTGACAGGGAGGCTTTTGTGGGCCTGACGCGTCGTCCTGGCAAGGACGCTGGCGAGGCGTTGTATAATGGGCGCGAGTGCCGCGCTTCTTTGGCGTTGACCTTTTGTGCATCGAGGGAAGAAAATGAACGAGCGTATCGATCGGATCAGCAGCCGCGCGTACCAGTATGTTTGCGAGGTGCTGCAGAGCGAGTTTTTTGGCTCCAAAAGCGCGGGCATGATGAAACGTTTGGAGCAGGCCTTTGCCCGGCGTTTTGGCGTGCAGTATGCCATTTCGTTTATCAACGGCACCGCCACGCTGCACGCGGCCCTGGCCGCCGCGGGCGTGGGGCCGGGGGATGAGGTCATCGTGCCGCCCCTGACCATGGCCAGCACGGCGTTTAGCGTGCTCCACGCGGGGGCGGTACCCGTCTTCGCCGATATTGACCCGCGCACCTGGACCATCGACCCCAAATCCATCGCCGAGTGCATCACCGAGCGCACCAAGGCCATCATCCCGGTTTCCATTTACGGCCTCTCACCCGACATGGACCCCATCATGGAATTGGCCGCCGAGCACGACCTGTTCGTTCTGGAAGACGACGCCCAATGCTTCCTGGGTACCTACAAGGGGCGTCTGGTGGGTACTCTGGGGCACGCCGCCAGTTTCAGTTTCCAGAGTTCCAAACACATGACCAGCGGTGAGGGGGGCATGGTAATCACCAACGACCCGGATCTGGCCCATCGGGTGCGTCGCTTTGGCAGCCTGGGGTACGCCGCCGTGGGCGCTGGGGAGGGCAAGATTTCCAAAGAAGACATCCAGGATCCCGGCTACGCACGCCATGTAGAAGTGGGTTGGAATTACCGCATCCCCGAACTTTGCGCTGCCGTGGCCTTGGAGCAGGTGGAGCGTTTGGATGAACTGGTGGCGTGGCGGCAGGCGGCGGCCCGGTTGTACCAGGAAGCGATTGCCGGTTGTGACTGGCTGGTGCCTCAGTATGTGCCGGAGGGCTACGGACATGCTTACTGGACCTTTGTGGTCAAACTCGACCGCGACGACATCACTTGGCACGATTTCCGGCGCAAGTACCTGGAATTGGGCGGCGAGCCCTTTTACGGCGCATGGCGCCTCAACCACCTGGAGCCGGCTTTCCGCGGATGCACGTTTGCAGATTATCAGTGGCAGGACTTTGCGCCTGGCCTGTGCCCGGTGGCCGAATCCATCCAGCCGCGCCTGATGCAGTTCCCCACCAATTCCTTCGACCGCGCCACCATGGAGCGTCAGGCGGAAGTGCTGGCGAAGACGGTGGCGTATTTTGATTAGTTGCGAATGGCGAATATGGCGAATTGCGATAGAAGGAGGAGTGACATGGCCGAGATACGCATTGGAAAACGTCTTGTGGGGGATGGACACCCCACGTACTTCATCGCCGACATTGCGGCCAATCACGATGGCTCGCTGGAACGGGCGAAACTCCTTATCCGGTTGGCGGCTGAAGCCGGAGCCGATGCGGCTAAATTCCAGCATTTCCAGGCCCCAAAAATCGTTTCCGACTATGGATTTCGCGCCTTTGGGCGGCAACTTTCCCATCAGGCGTCCTGGAAGAAGCCGGTCTATCAGGTGTACGAGGAGGCGTCCATCCCTTGGGAATGGACGCCGTACCTCAAAGAAGAATGTGAAAAGTGGGACATCGACTTTTTCTCCTCGCCATACGACTACGATGCGGTGGACCACATTGAACCTTATGTGGAAGTGTACAAGGCCGGATCCGGCTTGATCTCCTGGCCCCAGTTGCTGGTTTACATGGCCCAAAAGGGGAAACCGGTGATCATGGCTTCGGGCGCGGCGGATATCGGGGATGTGGCCCGCGCCGTGCGTATGGTGCGCGAGGTGAGCGATCAAGTGGCTTTGTTGCAATGCAACACCAACTACACGGCCAGTGAGGAGAACTTCGACCACATCCATCTCAATGTGCTCAAAACATACAAGACGATGTGGCCGGATGTAGTGGTGGGGATTTCCGACCACACGCGAGGGCTGGCCGTGGTGTTGGGCGCGGTGGCGTTAGGGGCGCGTATCGTGGAGCGCCATTTCACCGACGACAACGACCGCGAAGGCCCGGACCACAAATTCGCCACCAACCCCGACGAGTGGGCGTTGATGGTCGAGGAGACGCGCAAACTGGAACGCGCTCTGGGTTCGGCCGACAAATTCGTGGCCGGGAATGAGCAGGATACCTACCTAGTGCAGCGCCGCTGCCTGCGCGCGGCCCGCGACATCAAAGCCGGCGAAGTGATCACCCGCGAGATGATCGATGTGCTGCGGCCCAACGTCCCCGGCGCCATCCAGGCCTGGGAGATGGACGCGGTGATCGGCACCAAAGCCCTCCGCGACATTCCCCAGGGCGACGCGCTGCGGTGGGTGGACGTGGGGAGACCGTGATGTAGTGAGGCCCGGATGTGGTGATGCCCTGATGCCTGGATGCCCTGATGCCCTGTGGGAGGTGGGTTTTGCCGGTCGTCAAACGGTTTGAGGAATTGCGGGCGTGGCAGGCAGCACGGGCGTTGGTCAAGGCGGTTTATCGGCTTCGCGTCGGGAGCCTTTTGCCAGCGATTGGGGCCTCAGAGATCAGATTCGACG contains:
- a CDS encoding N-acetylneuraminate synthase; this encodes MRIGKRLVGDGHPTYFIADIAANHDGSLERAKLLIRLAAEAGADAAKFQHFQAPKIVSDYGFRAFGRQLSHQASWKKPVYQVYEEASIPWEWTPYLKEECEKWDIDFFSSPYDYDAVDHIEPYVEVYKAGSGLISWPQLLVYMAQKGKPVIMASGAADIGDVARAVRMVREVSDQVALLQCNTNYTASEENFDHIHLNVLKTYKTMWPDVVVGISDHTRGLAVVLGAVALGARIVERHFTDDNDREGPDHKFATNPDEWALMVEETRKLERALGSADKFVAGNEQDTYLVQRRCLRAARDIKAGEVITREMIDVLRPNVPGAIQAWEMDAVIGTKALRDIPQGDALRWVDVGRP
- a CDS encoding DegT/DnrJ/EryC1/StrS family aminotransferase, whose protein sequence is MNERIDRISSRAYQYVCEVLQSEFFGSKSAGMMKRLEQAFARRFGVQYAISFINGTATLHAALAAAGVGPGDEVIVPPLTMASTAFSVLHAGAVPVFADIDPRTWTIDPKSIAECITERTKAIIPVSIYGLSPDMDPIMELAAEHDLFVLEDDAQCFLGTYKGRLVGTLGHAASFSFQSSKHMTSGEGGMVITNDPDLAHRVRRFGSLGYAAVGAGEGKISKEDIQDPGYARHVEVGWNYRIPELCAAVALEQVERLDELVAWRQAAARLYQEAIAGCDWLVPQYVPEGYGHAYWTFVVKLDRDDITWHDFRRKYLELGGEPFYGAWRLNHLEPAFRGCTFADYQWQDFAPGLCPVAESIQPRLMQFPTNSFDRATMERQAEVLAKTVAYFD